The Gemmatimonadetes bacterium SCN 70-22 DNA segment ACGCGACGCTGAAATCTCGACTGCGCGCCTGAGCTGGGCAACGCCCATACCCGGGGAGACGGCCAGAACGGCAGGGGGGTGGGTGCGGGCCCGGCGTGCCCCGTGCGGGTCCGTGCGCTCGCCTGGGAGCCCGTGCGCGGCGACGTTACGCGGGAGCGAGGGCGCGCCGGATCATGTCGAGGGCAGCCTGCGTCGCACGGAACCGCACCTCGGCGCGGTCGCCGATCAAGCGGCCACCAAACGTCCGCACCTCGCCCTCGATGTCGACGGCGACGAAGACCAGGCCAACCGGCTTCTCGTCCGTCCCCCCGTCCGGCCCCGCAACCCCGGTGATGCCGACGCCGATCCCGACGCCGAGGCGCGCGCGGACGCCGGCAGCCATCTCGCGCGCCACCTCCTCGCTCACGGCGCCGTGGGTGGCGAGGGTAGCGGCATCGACCCCCAGCTGCTCGCGCTTGACGGCGTCGTGGTAGCTGATGACCCCGCCCACGAAGGTGTCGCTCGAACCGGGGATGGCCGTGATGCGAGCCCCCAGGAGCCCGCCGGTGCAGCTCTCGGCCACCGCCAGCCGCAAGCCGCGGGCGCGACAGGCGGCCAGCACGACCTCCGCCAGGTCGGTCGACCCCTCGGCGTAGGCGTACCTGCCGACCCGCCCGGCGAGGAGCACCGCGCCGGCCGCCAGGCGCGCGTCGGCCTCGTCCGGCGGAGCGCCGGCGATCGTCAGCCGCAAGTCCACGCCTTCCTGCCCCGGAAGGTAGGCGAGCGACATCGCGTCGACCCCGCCCGCGGCGTCGCCCAGGAGCGAGGGGAGCTGCGACTCGGCCACCCCGGTGGTGCGCACCGTGCGGCTCCGGACCACGTGCGATACCGCCCCCAGGCGCGACCGGACGAGCGAGCGCAGCTCGTCGTTGAAGATGCCCCGCATCTCGCGCGGGACGCCGGGGAGCATCGCGACCCAGCGGCCGCGCTCGTCCTCGAGGAAGATCCCCGGGGCGGTCCCGTGGTTGTTGCCAAGCACGCGGGCCCCGGCGGGGATCATGACCTGCTTCCGGTTCGATTCGGGGAGCTCGCCCGGGCGCCCGCGCTCGCGCCAGAGTTGGCGCAGGCGTTCCCACTGCGCGGCGTCGAACACCAGCTCTCGCCCGAACAGCCCGGCGATGGTGGGGCAGGTGAGGTCGTCGGCCGTGGGGCCGAGTCCCCCGGTGGTGATGAGGGCACCGGTGCGATCGAGCGCGTCGCGCACGGCGTCGGCGATCCGGGTCGCGTCGTCGCCGACGCTGGCCCGGCGCGTGACGCGCACCCCGTCAGCCGCAAGCTCGCGCGCCAGCCAGGCGCCGTTGGTGTCGATCGTCAGGCCGAGCAGGAGCTCGTCGCCGACGGCCAGGATCTCGATGTTCACGGGCGCGGGAGGCTACGGCGTGACGCCGCGCGCCCGGCCGGGGCGCAGGACGAGGCTGCCGTAGCGCTGCAGGTAGAGCCAGAGCGAATAGAGCGTGAGGGCCACGGCCCCGACCATCGACAGCGTACCGACGATCCCGTTGAACATGGCGAAGGCGCTCCACGCCGTCCCCGACCACCGGTGCTCCACCGCCGCCGCCGAGGCGAAGTACCAGAAGAACGCCGCGCCGACCCAGATCCACTGGAAGGTGGTCTTCCACTTGGCGGGACCGATGGCCGAGATGATGATGCCGCGCTGCGCCGCGAACTGGCGGAAGAGCGTCATGAAGAGCTCGCGCCCGAGGACGACGGCGATGATCCAGAAGGGGAGGCCGATGAGCCCCACCGGCGTGACGAACGGATAGGCCACCCGTGCCCCGGTCGGTCCGGCGAGGACGGGGCCGATCGTGGAGCCGCCGGCCCAGGCGTCGGGCTGCGGAAGCGAGGCCCAGAGCGAGGCGTCGCGCGTGAGCCAGTACATCGGGACGAGCGTCGCCAGGAGCAACATCTTGTCGGCGAGCGGATCCAGCAGCTTGCCGAGATTCGTGACGAGGTTCCGGTCGCGCGCCAGCTTGCCGTCGAAGTAGTCGGTGACCGCCGCGACGATGAACAGGACCCAGGCCGTCAGGCGCAGCTCCCACCCCGCGCTGGTCACCAGGGCGGCGATGAGCGGGGTGGCGGCGATGCGGGCGGCGGTGATCGCGTTCGGAAGGTTCAGCGGCACGGCTCGGGAGCGCGCCACACGCGCGCTACGACAGGGCTTTGAGGACGAGCTTCGAGACTGCCTTCAAGGTATCGAAGACGCCGTCGCCCGTCACGGCCACCGCCTCGAAATACGGGGCCCGCTCCACCCATTCGCCGGTCGGCAGCTGCTCCACCAGGTTCTCGCCGGCGTGCCACGTGTCCGGGGTCAGGCGCTGGCGCGCCGGTTCCGTCACTTCCCACCCGGGGTTCAGCGCGTCCTGCAGCTCCGCCAGCGACGCGGCGTTGGGGAGGTCGCGCTTGTTGTACTGCACGATGAACGGCATGCGCGTGAGGTCGTAACCGTACTCCGCCATGTTGTCGTACAGGTTCTGCATCGACTCCTGGTTCGCCTCCATGCGGTCCACTTGCGAGTCGGCGACGAAGACGATCCCGTCCACCCCCTTCAGGATGAGCTTGCGCGAGGCGTTGTAGTACACCTGCCCCGGCACCGTGTAGAGATGGAAGCGCGTCTTGAAGCCCCGGATGGTACCAAGGTCGACCGGGAGGAAGTCGAAGAAGAGCGTCCGCTCGCTCTCCGTCGCCAGCGAGATGAGCTTCCCGCGCGTGTCGGGCGACACCTTCTTGTAGACGTGCTCGAGGTTGGTCGTCTTGCCCCCCAGCCCCGGGCCATAGTACACGATCTTGCAGTTGATCTCGCGCGAGGCGTAGTTGATCATCGACATGGACGTCCCTCCGGGTCTCGCACGTTACTGGAAGAGACGGTCGATCTCATCATCGACGTCGGCAAGGAGCGGGGCCCGCGGGGCGCCTCCGGTGACCGAGCGCTGCAGCGAGCGCTCCACGAGACGCCCGACGTCATCGACGATCGCGCGCATCTTGAGGCGCACCAGGCCCAGCGTGGTGCGGTTGTCGAACAGCGCCACCAGGATCACACGGCGCGCGACGTCCGCCAGCAGCATCGATTCCTTCTCCCCCTGATGGAACAGCGTGTTGAAGTCGCTCTCCCCGATCAGGCGGGCCAGCTGGTCGTTGGCCGAGAAGTCGGCCGCCGTCAGCGTGGCGAAGGCGGTGACGTCGAACGCGGGGCGATCGCCCGCGAACGTCACCAGCTGCCCGCTCCGGTCCACCAGCAGCGCACAGCGGGCGTTGCTGTCGAACAGGAAGCGCTGCAGCACCTGCGTCAGCGCGGTGAAGTCT contains these protein-coding regions:
- a CDS encoding gliding-motility protein MglA, which translates into the protein MSMINYASREINCKIVYYGPGLGGKTTNLEHVYKKVSPDTRGKLISLATESERTLFFDFLPVDLGTIRGFKTRFHLYTVPGQVYYNASRKLILKGVDGIVFVADSQVDRMEANQESMQNLYDNMAEYGYDLTRMPFIVQYNKRDLPNAASLAELQDALNPGWEVTEPARQRLTPDTWHAGENLVEQLPTGEWVERAPYFEAVAVTGDGVFDTLKAVSKLVLKALS